A genomic window from Planctomycetota bacterium includes:
- a CDS encoding HNH endonuclease signature motif containing protein, translated as MPRHACRHPGCPRLLTERGYCPKHAGKAEPEHRKHDAARDADHARRKAIYNSKQWQVVRAEVLEAEPICRECSREFATDVDHIKPLAAGGDPFDRDNLQPLCTACHRRKTARERREGLAGHRKPTRRG; from the coding sequence ATGCCACGTCACGCTTGCCGCCATCCCGGATGCCCTCGCCTGCTCACCGAGCGTGGCTACTGCCCGAAGCACGCAGGCAAGGCCGAGCCCGAGCATCGCAAGCACGACGCCGCCCGAGACGCGGACCATGCACGTCGCAAGGCGATCTACAACAGCAAGCAGTGGCAGGTGGTGCGTGCCGAAGTACTCGAAGCCGAGCCGATCTGTCGCGAGTGCTCGCGTGAGTTCGCCACCGACGTCGACCACATCAAGCCGCTGGCCGCTGGCGGCGACCCGTTCGACCGGGACAACCTCCAGCCGCTATGCACGGCCTGTCACCGCCGAAAGACCGCACGGGAGCGTCGTGAGGGGCTGGCGGGCCATCGGAAGCCGACCCGCAGGGGGTAG
- a CDS encoding phage terminase small subunit P27 family, producing MPKSLGKQAAAKFRALTKLLTPHRILTDADVDALAVLASALAQYDHAEGEIAKYGTVIKSAQGVPIQSPYMSVQRSAWERIKVLLPEFGLTPSARVRLGMVTEDDDNSDDEFSNL from the coding sequence GTGCCCAAGTCGCTGGGTAAGCAAGCGGCGGCGAAGTTCCGGGCGCTCACGAAGCTGCTCACACCGCACCGCATCCTCACCGATGCAGACGTCGATGCCCTTGCCGTGCTCGCCAGCGCCCTCGCGCAGTACGACCACGCCGAGGGGGAGATCGCCAAGTACGGCACCGTGATCAAGAGCGCCCAGGGCGTCCCGATACAAAGCCCGTACATGAGCGTGCAGCGGTCGGCGTGGGAGCGGATCAAGGTGCTGCTCCCCGAGTTCGGACTCACGCCCAGCGCCCGCGTGCGACTCGGCATGGTCACCGAAGACGATGACAACAGCGACGACGAGTTCAGCAACCTCTGA
- a CDS encoding terminase TerL endonuclease subunit — MVDDDRYYFDAERAEHPIKFIETFCRHYTGDFAGKPFLLDEWQKTIIRDLWGWRRRSDGRKRFSEGYIEGPKGSGKTPWGAALGLYGLAGEGVAGAEVYCVAGNTLQSSIAVDAAKRMAKAHPRLTKAIESKRYHLNHRKTGSVMQVLSGRAEGKHGLKPGPLVIGDEIHEWSDRELYDSISSAAAKRECLMLWLTNAGVDRNSVCYELRTRAENVLKGESSETTFYPAVFGPVDPDPKHWFNETLWQRVHPGIGSIVKLEDIRREWDKARETPALQPRNARLYLGVWTQTAAGWTDMDLWDRCTGDLPPDDELAQMECYVGFDLSTSDDLTATGNVWYDPDADHVYVRTWAWITRKKADDYQQQDGTPYHAWARKHRLTIIPTATISETEIEDHIAAQAADNDVRAVAFDRHKAGRLTNGLEDMGLPCIAVQQTTVGLNPAMIELSNRMKAGSITLDHDPLLRWQAGNVEVVADNNGNIRPVKHAARGKYEGNRAKKIDGFMAMLFGLSRVALHDPAESDGVAVMVI, encoded by the coding sequence TTGGTCGATGACGACCGGTACTACTTCGACGCCGAGAGGGCCGAACACCCGATCAAGTTCATCGAGACGTTCTGCCGGCACTACACCGGGGACTTCGCCGGCAAGCCGTTCCTGCTCGACGAGTGGCAGAAGACGATCATCCGCGACCTTTGGGGCTGGCGTCGCCGTAGTGACGGACGCAAGCGGTTCAGCGAGGGCTACATCGAGGGGCCGAAGGGCAGTGGCAAGACCCCGTGGGGTGCGGCGCTGGGCCTCTACGGGCTCGCCGGCGAAGGCGTCGCCGGGGCGGAGGTCTACTGCGTCGCCGGCAACACGCTCCAGTCGTCGATCGCCGTTGACGCCGCGAAGCGGATGGCGAAAGCCCACCCGCGTCTGACCAAGGCGATCGAGTCGAAACGCTACCACCTCAACCACCGCAAGACCGGTAGCGTGATGCAGGTGTTGTCCGGCAGGGCAGAGGGCAAGCACGGTTTGAAGCCGGGGCCGTTGGTCATCGGCGACGAGATTCACGAGTGGAGCGACCGCGAGCTCTACGACAGCATCAGCTCCGCCGCCGCCAAGCGGGAGTGCTTGATGCTTTGGCTCACCAACGCCGGCGTCGATCGCAACAGCGTGTGCTACGAACTGCGAACGCGGGCGGAGAACGTGCTCAAGGGCGAGTCGTCGGAGACGACGTTTTACCCGGCGGTGTTCGGCCCCGTCGACCCCGACCCGAAGCACTGGTTCAACGAGACGCTCTGGCAGCGGGTTCATCCGGGCATCGGTTCGATCGTGAAGCTGGAGGACATCCGCCGCGAGTGGGACAAGGCCCGGGAGACGCCAGCGCTGCAACCTCGAAACGCCCGGCTCTACCTGGGCGTGTGGACGCAGACCGCCGCAGGCTGGACGGACATGGACTTGTGGGACCGATGCACGGGTGACTTGCCGCCCGACGACGAGCTGGCCCAGATGGAGTGCTACGTCGGCTTCGACCTGTCGACGAGCGACGACCTCACCGCCACCGGCAATGTCTGGTACGACCCCGACGCCGATCACGTCTACGTGCGGACCTGGGCGTGGATCACGCGCAAGAAGGCCGACGATTACCAACAGCAGGACGGGACGCCGTACCACGCTTGGGCCCGCAAGCACCGGCTGACCATCATCCCGACCGCGACCATCAGCGAGACGGAGATCGAGGACCACATCGCCGCCCAAGCCGCCGACAACGACGTCCGCGCCGTGGCTTTCGACCGTCACAAGGCCGGACGGTTGACCAACGGGCTGGAGGACATGGGCCTGCCCTGCATCGCCGTGCAGCAGACCACGGTTGGACTCAACCCCGCGATGATCGAGCTCTCCAACCGAATGAAGGCCGGCAGCATCACGCTCGATCACGACCCGCTGCTCCGCTGGCAGGCCGGCAACGTCGAAGTCGTCGCTGACAACAACGGGAACATCCGGCCCGTGAAGCACGCCGCCCGGGGCAAGTACGAGGGCAACCGCGCCAAGAAGATCGACGGGTTCATGGCGATGCTTTTTGGCCTGTCCCGCGTCGCACTCCATGACCCCGCTGAATCCGACGGCGTCGCCGTCATGGTCATCTGA
- a CDS encoding phage portal protein has protein sequence MSIINALREKFATVIYPVNRIGDPTQSMTPMSEATAMGIPAFFSGVSFLALTLATLPVHVLRKTDNGREKANDHDLKALLGTSPSELNTAAQFWETLFAHAVSWGNGYALVKRDRSGKPTELLNVAPHLVVPTRVNGRTVYALRAENGGEAIPVLARDMFHLPGLGYDGMQGYNPVRLLAESLQLGRAAQKFGTAFFANGARLGGVIESDKRLTDEQAADIKRVVEHDYSGPEKAGKWLVLQGGAKAKTLSAPPETAQLIETLNISEHQVCQILRVPPIHVYDFGRATWGNAVEMDRHTVQYSLRPWIIKAEQECRRKLLTAVEREQGYYVQFSVDGLLRGDPKTRMEVSRLRLGEGLTNIDEEREMDDRPVLNTPWSKAYRVPANSMSAEKLVMPAPADFDGTPPTPPEPTETPDA, from the coding sequence ATGAGCATCATCAACGCACTCCGCGAGAAGTTCGCCACGGTGATCTACCCGGTCAACCGCATCGGCGACCCGACGCAGTCGATGACGCCGATGAGCGAGGCGACGGCGATGGGGATCCCCGCGTTCTTCAGCGGCGTGAGCTTCCTCGCCCTCACGCTGGCCACGCTACCCGTGCATGTGCTGCGGAAAACTGACAACGGGCGAGAGAAGGCCAACGACCACGACCTCAAGGCGCTGCTCGGCACGTCACCGAGCGAACTGAACACCGCTGCGCAGTTCTGGGAGACGTTGTTCGCACATGCGGTGTCGTGGGGCAACGGCTACGCCCTCGTCAAACGTGACCGATCGGGCAAGCCGACGGAGCTGCTCAACGTCGCCCCGCATCTCGTGGTGCCGACCCGCGTGAACGGTCGCACCGTCTACGCGCTACGGGCCGAGAACGGCGGCGAGGCGATCCCGGTGCTCGCCCGCGACATGTTCCACCTGCCCGGACTCGGCTACGACGGGATGCAGGGATACAACCCGGTCCGCCTGCTCGCCGAGTCGTTGCAGCTCGGCCGGGCCGCCCAGAAGTTCGGCACGGCGTTCTTTGCCAATGGGGCGAGGCTCGGGGGTGTCATCGAGTCGGACAAGAGACTCACCGACGAGCAGGCCGCCGACATCAAGCGTGTCGTCGAGCACGACTACAGCGGCCCCGAGAAAGCCGGCAAGTGGCTCGTGCTCCAGGGCGGGGCGAAGGCCAAGACGTTGTCGGCACCCCCGGAAACCGCCCAGCTCATCGAGACGCTGAACATCAGCGAGCACCAAGTTTGCCAGATTCTCCGAGTGCCCCCGATCCACGTCTACGACTTCGGCCGGGCGACGTGGGGCAATGCGGTGGAGATGGACCGGCACACCGTTCAGTACAGCTTGCGACCTTGGATCATCAAGGCCGAGCAGGAGTGCCGTCGGAAGTTGCTCACCGCCGTTGAGCGGGAGCAGGGCTACTACGTCCAGTTCAGCGTCGACGGCCTGCTTCGGGGTGACCCGAAGACGCGGATGGAAGTCAGCCGCCTGCGTCTCGGCGAGGGCCTCACCAACATCGACGAAGAACGCGAAATGGATGACCGACCGGTGTTGAACACGCCGTGGTCGAAAGCGTATCGCGTTCCGGCCAACAGCATGTCCGCGGAGAAGCTCGTGATGCCAGCACCCGCCGACTTCGACGGGACGCCGCCGACGCCGCCCGAACCCACGGAGACGCCCGATGCCTAG
- a CDS encoding HK97 family phage prohead protease, giving the protein MPSPGKLTGYALLYNVLSADRGGYRARFAPGSIKYPEDGDVRALYGHSELALLGRVSSGTLQLQDDGTGIKFALDLPDTTVGRDVAELVRRKDIVGCSFGIWSITKSSWVVEDDIEIQDYGQCVMDEITITGNPSFPQSSVRLIEPDQPDPGTPSTTPRRNMAALALADIELQAVA; this is encoded by the coding sequence ATGCCTAGTCCCGGCAAGCTCACCGGCTACGCCTTGCTTTACAACGTTCTGTCGGCCGACCGTGGTGGTTACCGCGCTCGATTCGCCCCCGGTTCGATTAAGTACCCCGAGGACGGTGACGTGCGGGCGCTCTACGGCCACAGCGAGCTTGCACTGCTCGGACGTGTCAGCAGCGGGACGCTCCAACTCCAGGACGACGGGACCGGCATCAAGTTCGCGCTCGACCTGCCCGACACCACGGTCGGCCGCGACGTCGCGGAGTTGGTCCGCCGCAAAGACATCGTCGGGTGCAGCTTCGGCATCTGGAGCATCACCAAGTCGTCGTGGGTCGTCGAGGACGACATCGAGATTCAGGACTACGGCCAGTGCGTGATGGATGAGATCACGATCACCGGCAACCCGAGCTTCCCGCAGTCATCGGTCCGACTGATCGAGCCGGACCAGCCCGACCCCGGTACGCCCAGCACCACGCCACGCCGGAACATGGCGGCGCTGGCGCTGGCCGACATCGAACTCCAGGCGGTCGCCTGA
- a CDS encoding phage major capsid protein has product MTHSNPFVRAAALAAILSTGLAADVPTYHTFEDAGDAKSEGDDDSTDPQDGERETFDALKTKAQAIIDGAKQEDRELSDDEKEKFEGITKKLRRMKDANDREADLAKLDLQTFGNTNTKKARDLVTSAPKLPDDPGAKEPDAKEKFERDVAKFETFVRTGERPDNYESFTITTGVNGGVLVPRRIGSPMVVKRTADAYRQAIAARGFSPIQTDSTAEWKEPLIDDTANTSEFPEAENDRTEKEAEPAITSITLGAPLHRSKAVWFSNTQLATQTNLMSYIEPQLYRRVDRQREANMTTKILANATQVVTGAATDGITYLEILQVKYTVPRAHRESGVFIISDQLALAIQGLTDNQGRPLYVASIKDGELDRLAGWPVFVADSLPDPAANNKTLIAASAEALRIRDVTSGAAAQRMARYAELPDHPDQVGMELFENGDENFHDPFVAVFQHAAA; this is encoded by the coding sequence ATGACCCACAGCAACCCGTTTGTGCGTGCGGCCGCCCTTGCCGCCATTCTCTCCACCGGCCTTGCGGCCGACGTCCCCACCTACCACACGTTCGAGGACGCCGGCGATGCCAAGTCCGAGGGCGATGACGACTCCACCGACCCGCAGGACGGCGAGCGTGAGACGTTCGACGCCCTGAAAACCAAGGCCCAGGCCATCATCGACGGCGCGAAACAGGAGGACCGCGAACTTTCCGACGATGAGAAGGAGAAGTTCGAGGGCATCACCAAGAAGCTCCGCCGTATGAAGGACGCGAACGACCGCGAGGCCGACCTTGCGAAACTCGACCTCCAGACGTTCGGCAACACCAACACGAAGAAGGCTCGCGATCTCGTGACCTCCGCACCAAAGCTCCCGGATGATCCGGGTGCCAAGGAGCCCGATGCCAAGGAGAAGTTCGAGCGGGACGTCGCAAAGTTCGAGACGTTTGTCCGGACCGGCGAACGCCCGGACAACTACGAGAGCTTCACCATCACCACCGGCGTCAACGGCGGGGTGCTCGTGCCGCGTCGCATCGGCTCGCCGATGGTCGTGAAGCGGACCGCCGACGCCTACCGCCAGGCGATCGCCGCCCGCGGCTTCTCCCCAATCCAGACCGACTCCACCGCCGAGTGGAAAGAGCCGCTCATCGACGACACGGCCAACACTTCGGAGTTCCCCGAGGCCGAGAACGACCGGACCGAGAAGGAAGCGGAACCGGCCATCACCAGCATCACGCTCGGTGCTCCGCTCCACCGCAGCAAGGCGGTGTGGTTCAGCAACACGCAGCTCGCGACACAGACCAACCTCATGTCGTACATCGAGCCGCAGCTCTACCGCCGCGTCGATCGGCAGCGTGAGGCGAACATGACGACCAAGATTCTGGCCAACGCCACGCAGGTCGTCACCGGGGCCGCCACCGATGGCATCACCTACCTCGAAATCCTCCAGGTGAAGTACACGGTGCCGCGTGCCCACCGCGAGAGCGGCGTGTTCATCATCAGCGACCAGCTCGCCCTCGCCATTCAGGGCCTCACCGACAACCAGGGCCGCCCCCTGTACGTCGCGTCCATCAAGGACGGTGAACTGGACCGGTTGGCGGGCTGGCCGGTGTTCGTGGCCGACTCTCTGCCGGACCCGGCCGCCAACAACAAGACGCTCATCGCCGCCAGTGCAGAGGCGTTGCGTATCCGCGATGTCACGAGCGGTGCTGCCGCGCAACGCATGGCACGCTACGCCGAACTGCCGGATCACCCCGATCAGGTCGGCATGGAGCTGTTCGAGAACGGCGACGAGAACTTCCACGACCCGTTCGTGGCCGTGTTCCAGCACGCCGCCGCGTAG
- a CDS encoding head-tail connector protein — protein sequence MRQPINITTVTPPAETPVSYTLVKDHMRVDGDEERELILQMIAAATEYAEAELQRSLVSRTLNSEYGEGPADRSHWLPRGPVSEITTVGGEAASGVSLTRMGGRDIALFDNGAAPAGPTSIEYVAGYGDAEAVPADIKQGILMHVAHLYDMRHSASDRPTHAVEHGLDAIYNRHRIGGVL from the coding sequence ATGCGCCAGCCGATCAACATCACCACCGTCACGCCGCCAGCCGAGACGCCCGTGAGCTACACGTTGGTCAAGGACCACATGCGCGTGGACGGCGACGAGGAGCGTGAGCTGATCCTCCAGATGATCGCCGCCGCCACCGAGTACGCCGAGGCGGAGTTGCAGCGGTCGCTCGTGAGCCGCACGCTCAACTCCGAGTACGGCGAAGGCCCGGCCGATCGGTCGCACTGGCTCCCGCGTGGGCCGGTGTCGGAGATAACGACCGTTGGCGGCGAGGCAGCGTCGGGCGTTTCGCTCACCCGGATGGGCGGACGGGACATCGCACTGTTCGACAACGGGGCCGCACCCGCGGGGCCGACCTCAATCGAGTATGTCGCCGGATACGGGGACGCCGAGGCGGTCCCGGCCGACATCAAGCAGGGCATCCTCATGCACGTTGCTCACCTCTACGACATGCGCCACAGTGCCAGCGATCGCCCCACGCACGCAGTGGAGCATGGCCTCGACGCAATCTACAACCGACATCGCATTGGAGGCGTGTTGTGA
- a CDS encoding head-tail adaptor protein produces the protein MNAGDLRFRVTVLSAEANKLPNGERTTTYRPSVRLWADVRPESAKEEIESARAATAAMWTVYFRFRPSVVSTDRLAFHFAGQSVTLDIIGITHDSKRTWTRAVCREAEQL, from the coding sequence ATGAATGCCGGTGATCTTCGATTCCGGGTGACCGTGCTTTCCGCCGAGGCGAACAAGTTGCCCAACGGCGAGCGCACCACCACGTACCGGCCATCGGTTCGACTGTGGGCAGACGTTCGACCGGAATCAGCCAAAGAGGAGATTGAGTCAGCCCGCGCCGCCACCGCTGCGATGTGGACGGTTTACTTCCGCTTCCGTCCATCAGTGGTATCCACAGACCGACTCGCCTTTCACTTCGCAGGCCAGTCGGTGACGCTCGACATCATCGGAATCACGCACGATTCGAAACGCACTTGGACCCGTGCCGTGTGTCGCGAGGCGGAGCAACTGTGA